The window GATATGCCGATTGACAGAGAAAAGAACTTCCTTCCCTTTAAGGATGTATTGTTTGGGTTCCTTTGAGGTCTGTCTGTTAGTATTATTATTTACATTTCCGTTGGAAGACTGACTACTGAAAATCCATGAGACAACAACCTTGTAGGCTACACCTTCTTTGTACGGAGGCGTTGCCAACGTTAAAGAGAACTTATAGACACCCGTACTATTGACAGGGCTACTGGTACTATATACAGGTGATGGTTTGGAACTTTTCTCTTCTTGGTTGCCTGTTTCGTGCTTATATACATCCAGACGTATCTTGCCAGTTTCCATATTGGTGGTAGAAACACGCACGTATACCGTACTCCCGCTGTCAGCAATACCACCCTGCAGTTTTTCTTTGCAGTCAGAATCTTTATAAATGATTAGGCTGCGGAACTCTATCGTGTCATTGAATAGGATAGGATGCTGTGAAGCCTTTGTAAGGTTTTCTATCCAATGACGAGAACTCAGTTCCAGATATATCCTTATTTTCTGCCCATTGCTGAAACGCTTGCGGTCTTCTATTATCTTCTTTAACTGGTCGTTTGAAAGGGAAAGGGCTATCTTTATTTTTCCTGCAGCAGATAAGGTAATTGGAGTAAGGGCGGATAGATAGGTTTTTCCCTCATATCCATTATAATAAAAGCGACAATTGACAGGTATACCCTTACAGCCCGGCAAAAATACATGTGCAAACACTTTATTACGCAGCCCTATGTAAGTAACAGGTTTCCCATTCTCGTCCTTCCATTCTAAACTTTTGAACTTAGGGTAGGATACAGTTATCCTGACCACACCTTTGCCTTTGGGTGAGCCTGGTTTATGAACATAAGCATATACAGAGTACGTACCTTCTTTAGTAAAGTAAGTACGTGCTGGAGCTTCTGTCAACCCTTTTGCAATCACACGATTGCCATGACAGACATCCCACTTGACACCAGTCCCCCGCATACTTCCTGCCGTAAGTGACGTAGTGAATAGGAGTTCTTCTTGGTCGTAGGGGGTTATGGTTATCTCTCTCTTTCCATTGACAAGAACATTGTTTACCTGCACTGCTGCCGGAACACGTTTGTTCTGACTCTTCTCGTCCTCCTGCGGTAAATGCTTCCAGTCTTCTTCTGTAAAGATCGGACTCTTATGTGCCGTACTATTTGCCTTGCGTGGTGAAGCAGAAGGCTTTACTACAACCTGTTGACCAGATGTCTGTATATTGATTCTACCACCTCCAGCCTTACAGGTACCAGAACTCTTGACTGTCAAAGGATACATCTTACCCTTTATGGCAATCTTGTTATAAGTGTTACTCCAAACGATATTTGGAGTACAAGGGCCATTATTCTTTGCTGCACAACTTCCAAAGTTCAAGGATTTGATATCTTTGTCCTGATCTGTAGCAACAAGTTTTCTTGCACCATTACAGTAGATCTTCTGCTGGCTGGTAACACGGAAATTTCCTGGTTTGGAACCTTTGTCACATGTACAAATTGCACTATCCGCAACGATTTCCTCACTTTTCCCAGTCTGTTTACGATTACGGTCTGCTGATGTATTTTTGCCTGTTTCCATTCTTCTTTATTGAAAGGTTAGACTTATTTCAATATCCTTAAGTATCTGCTCCTGTCCCTTAATAGTGTAATGACTATGTATGGACTGGGGAATTTCTGTAATCCTATCAGTCTTTACGATACAATGTTGTTCTATAGATGTTATATCTTCTATCTGAGTCT of the Prevotella melaninogenica genome contains:
- a CDS encoding peptidoglycan DD-metalloendopeptidase family protein is translated as METGKNTSADRNRKQTGKSEEIVADSAICTCDKGSKPGNFRVTSQQKIYCNGARKLVATDQDKDIKSLNFGSCAAKNNGPCTPNIVWSNTYNKIAIKGKMYPLTVKSSGTCKAGGGRINIQTSGQQVVVKPSASPRKANSTAHKSPIFTEEDWKHLPQEDEKSQNKRVPAAVQVNNVLVNGKREITITPYDQEELLFTTSLTAGSMRGTGVKWDVCHGNRVIAKGLTEAPARTYFTKEGTYSVYAYVHKPGSPKGKGVVRITVSYPKFKSLEWKDENGKPVTYIGLRNKVFAHVFLPGCKGIPVNCRFYYNGYEGKTYLSALTPITLSAAGKIKIALSLSNDQLKKIIEDRKRFSNGQKIRIYLELSSRHWIENLTKASQHPILFNDTIEFRSLIIYKDSDCKEKLQGGIADSGSTVYVRVSTTNMETGKIRLDVYKHETGNQEEKSSKPSPVYSTSSPVNSTGVYKFSLTLATPPYKEGVAYKVVVSWIFSSQSSNGNVNNNTNRQTSKEPKQYILKGKEVLFSVNRHIPMPKAEPSKANVNRTEPEKGGCPRCREEWTDMLPRLQKIFKGVSPEKLSIVARIYTQYMKELRMDTCWIKAHFFAQAYKETGGRLDVKEGESFNYYWEIIPTKLSAFRTDEGRNNARKWGRAEKKSTKANAVSKENQIKIANYAYSYKFSKGKELGNKSPNDGWHFRGRGLIQLTGRACYTAIEKILHDIGYSCDITSSIEKSDQVGKNFELAVVASMAFFKWKNVDMYRLCNGNKNTTSISTIVGMKETNKDTGKSNYEEKQEAFTNRTSIAFMVDNCKWDVKESPKQTPKQGKWHEPVDNPQITIWTQSGRNEPSNAVFGAKRPNGHYHQGVDLFCTEGSNVYACLDGIVESITDSPKGQGQTIVLKITDKEQINYFRQRRRDYNPTYDGEKKQGEGFDENSNHIYLVYYHLSYILVKKGSVYAGQVIGYSGISGIRDGTCGPHLHFEIRSERRCGDLTKRCNPAYYVYYKVKMSPEEKRIQEERMKKGQLKDFYGRK